The Littorina saxatilis isolate snail1 linkage group LG15, US_GU_Lsax_2.0, whole genome shotgun sequence genome contains a region encoding:
- the LOC138948985 gene encoding uncharacterized protein, translating into MCVECTELQCEDKYTRNCSQDFAGRCSEYTVQLLCQKTCQACDLERTTPIPCEDEYLGNCAEDFPNQCDNPDIHTVCKRTCGTCFETTSTKALYTSTQPPPTTQQQPTTTPLPVSTSTPDSKTPVSTSTPVLKTTTPTVTKTTTPDTTAPVSTSTPVLKTTTPVVTKTMTPDTTAPVSTSTHVLKTTTPAVTKITTPDTTTPLTTTAPVVTHTIPPDTPTPAASVTSAPATTLPVTATPATTTVTLVTQTIAPDVVSTTTIGDTPTTMGLNTTMETSTTIPVANKTTTMLTTTTELPNTTTIQMTESTTTSRVRRKYNI; encoded by the exons ATGTGTGTGGAATGTACAGAGTTGCAGTGCGAGGACAAGTACACAAGGAATTGCTCGCAGGATTTCGCTGGGCGGTGCTCAGAGTACACCGTCCAACTCCTGTGTCAAAAGACGTGTCAAGCTTGTGATCTGG AGAGAACCACCCCGATTCCCTGCGAAGACGAGTATTTGGGCAACTGTGCGGAGGACTTCCCCAACCAGTGTGACAACCCGGACATCCACACAGTGTGCAAGAGAACATGCGGCACGTGCTTCG AGACCACCTCAACAAAAGCACTCTACACGTCCACACAACCACCACCCACTACCCAACAGCAACCGACAACAACCCCATTACCTGTCTCTACTTCAACACCTGACTCCAAGACACCTGTCTCTACTTCAACACCTGTCCTCAAGACAACCACACCAACCGTCACCAAGACAACGACACCTGACACTACAGCTCCTGTGTCAACGTCAACACCTGTCCTCAAGACAACCACACCTGTCGTCACCAAGACAATGACACCTGACACTACGGCACCTGTCTCTACGTCAACACATGTCCTCAAGACAACCACACCTGCCGTCACCAAGATAACGACACCTGACACTACAACACCACTTACCACCACTGCACCTGTCGTGACTCACACAATCCCACCTGACACTCCTACACCTGCAGCATCTGTTACCTCAGCACCTGCCACCACGCTTCCCGTGACTGCAACACCTGCAACCACGACTGTGACACTTGTCACCCAAACTATCGCACCTGATGTTGTATCTACAACGACCATTGGTGACACACCAACCACGATGGGATTGAACACTACGATGGAAACCTCTACCACGATTCCTGTGGCTAATAAAACCACAACCATGCTGACTACTACAACAGAACTTCCgaacacaacaacaatacagatGACAGAAAgcacaacaacaagtcgcgtaaggcgaaaatacaatatttag
- the LOC138948988 gene encoding uncharacterized protein, protein MHANLIVFIPFKMAARVIVSVLVLLCCVSESWQRCFSDHCDHHSPLTGCLGGTYQCAADEFCETTTHLNHGNAPWVLMNCRPQSEMANCWAEQASNDAACDPNKHDLICHWCCTDEQCMRDLATGVFPTMAASTMAASTMAASTMAPGASTMAASTMAPGASTMAASTMAPGASTMAASTMAPGASTMAPTDAGTTPPSAPCEDLYLGDCSADYAGRCSEPLIHQLCQKTCGLCT, encoded by the exons ATGCATGCAAACCTCATTGTCTTCATACCCTTCAAAATGGCAGCCCGCGTTATCGTCTCCGTTCTCGTGCTTCTCTGTTGCGTGTCTG AGTCATGGCAGAGATGTTTCTCCGACCATTGTGATCACCACAGCCCACTAACAGGCTGTCTTGGGGGCACATACCAGTGTGCAGCAGACGAG TTCTGTGAGACAACAACACATCTGAACCATGGGAATGCTCCTTGGGTGTTGATGAACTGTCGCCCGCAATCG GAAATGGCCAACTGCTGGGCGGAACAAGCCAGCAACGACGCCGCCTGTGACCCCAACAAACACGACCTTATCTGCCACTGGTGCTGTACGGACGAACAGTGCATGAGGGACCTGGCTACAGGCGTCTTCCCCACTATGGCAGCTAGCACTATGGCAGCTAGCACTATGGCAGCTAGCACTATGGCACCAGGAGCTAGCACTATGGCAGCTAGCACTATGGCACCAGGAGCTAGCACTATGGCAGCTAGCACTATGGCACCAGGAGCTAGCACTATGGCAGCTAGCACTATGGCACCAGGAGCTAGCACTATGGCACCGACCGACGCCGGAACGACCCCACCCAGcg CGCCGTGCGAAGACCTGTACCTCGGGGACTGCTCCGCGGACTACGCAGGACGATGCTCCGAACCGCTCATCCACCAGCTGTGTCAGAAGACGTGTGGACTCT GCACATAG